The stretch of DNA TTTCATGGGCCCCTCTCCCTACTCGGGCCCTGGGTAGTCAGGTCCACTTTTCCCCCCACTACCACGCCCATGACCATAATGCTTGCCATATTTGTTTTTGAGGCAACAGTTTAATCACCTTTGACACATAGGTCTTAGTCTCAGTATTCGTTCTCCCTCTGTTCACCAAAACCTTTCTGCTGTCCCTTTCCTGGCAGAACCAGCCAGTGGTGCAGGATTTTTCTCATGGGTGGAACGATACAGGCTATACAAGCATGCAGAAGTAGTTTGTTCCCCAGTTCATCAGcaacaaaacaccaaacaaaacaaacacaatcttTGACCTGAACTTCCTCTTATCCCAGCcaaaatattcatttagttTGCCCATAGCAGTGGGAGttcatacactactcacaaaaagttagggatattcgactttcaggtgaaatttatggaaaatgtaaaaagtgaatgctacagtgatattatatcatgaaagtagggtATTTAAGTaggtcatttcttcatcttaaacaatttattgaaagaaaagctaacaacagtggtaggtataccacaacaaaacatttcagtgtctcaataaattgggatgtggccaaaggacgtccactcctctcctttctgtgactcttccagtctctgtatcactgttacaacctcctgatgacactctgtgaccctctaagctcagtgaacacctccgtctgaggacttcctgtttgaagcctccagtgttgaggtgctgctgatcaattgttaggtgtcgtctcgtcgaaaagttttttttttcactttttctacATGGAACATGCTGGATGTCAGATTTTATTTACCATTACACTGCAACACTTTTAATGTTGGTCAGTTTCATGTGAACCACAGATATTCAGAGCACAGGCAGTGGGAAGTGAACAGACAGgttgtaaaactgaaagtgtaacagacaaaaaacaaattccTTCTTTGAAAGTCAGGGTTAGGGGGGTGGAGATATCTTCAGTTTTGTGATCTTAACCAAGAGAAGCTGAATTAGGAAACCTTGTTGACTTGATCTATGTTCTCATTCATAGTCATTACACAAGCATttagtaggtgtgtgtgtacatgatcCGTTTCTGCATTCCTTTCCTGGATAAACCGGTGATGCAAAGAAGATGAGCCTATAATTTTCTCATGGGTGGAACAAGTATGCAGAAGCAAGTCTGCTCTACAATTCATCAGCCACAAaccatcaaacaaaacaaacacaatcttTGACCTGAACGGAACCAGCAGACGAGGTCAGTGAGCTAAATGAAGTgccaggaggaggacagagaagatCACTATCTGATGATTACTTCACAGTGTCTCTGAAGGGACTTGGGAACTGACCACTGACCAACAAGAAGACCGTCCTAAGCCATCACAAACACCAGATGAAGGTCGCTCGGCTGAAATGTAGCTGTTGAATAAAGTCACCATAAGTGTTGGTAGTGTGCAGGAGCTTATCTTTTTCTCTGAACCAATGCTTTATCTCCTCCAGACCTGCCTGAATATAGGCGTGTACGCCATGATCCACACAGTGACTGACTCATTTCTTAAGACATGACTGAAGCAGTGGTGGTGGCACAGCTTAACTCCACAAACAGAATTATTTGACAGAACAGAAGCTAAGTCTACTCAAATGCACATTTCTTGAGagaattatattatatattatattatattctgctatttaatttttctaattcttaactgtgtgcttttatttttctatctgtccctttgagctgctgtaacagcaaagtttccccactgagggatcaataaataaatatctatctatctatctagaatTACAGAAATTAGGacagcatggtggtgtggtggtctGCACTGTTGCCTGTTgtttgaatccaggtttgaactgTATGGAGTTTGCTTGTTCTCCCCAagctagcgtgggttctctccgggttccccagcttcctcccacaatccaaagacatgcacgttaggttaattggtgactctaaattgcccgcaggtgtgagtgtgagggtgagtgtttgtctgtccctatgtgttggccctgtgactgactggtgaccagtccagggtgaccccgcctctcacccaatgtctGCTGGGATTGGCAGAAATGAACAAAGcaactttcattttcattggcCACAATCTGAAGGATAATAAACTGGACGAACTGGTTATACTTCTTCATGGTGTTTATAATGAGCTGACTAGAGACAGAATGTACAGTGAGCTTGTCTTGgagctaaatatcaacatttattGAGACTCAAAGAGAGAAATCGTATATTTACAACAAATCTCATCTGTTTCAACATCAGGAAGAGTTCTGTGTAAGTAGCTTCTGATATTTAAAGATTCCAAAAACGTCATGTTGTCCTTGTGATAGCCGACTCTGAAGCACGAGAGTGAGGTCGTTTTTCCATCCTGTGTTTATCACCACTGTTTTGTTcaatgttgcttttgtttttcacaccaaTTAAATCATATCTTTGCCTCAATTCTGAGCAAGAAATTGGAAATTTTAAGCAAATTGTTTTtataagcattttttttatataaatgatTTCTATACAAGGAAcaacattcttcttcttcttcttcctcttattattattataaatctCCTTTAGATTTATAGAGAACCTGCGGTGAccttttttagtatttttggaAAAGTTTAGCTTTGCAATGCTATTCAAGCAATGGTTTGTACGTCTTAGTACGCAAAAAAATGACTCAAAGTGCTACTTCTACTTCTCTTTTAACCCAGATCATCCAAGGATCACCATGGATAATCAATATGACTCCCTAAATAATGAAGTTAAAGAAGCTTTACAAAACAGTGATCAAGCCTTAGCTGTTGCAAAGATCCAGGAGTACTTGGATGAGCAGAACAATATTCCACTGAATATTGCCATCACAGGAGAGTCTGGCTCTGGTAAATCCACCTTTGTTAATGCCTTTAGAGGCGTCGACGACAGTGATGAGGGAGCTGCCCCCACTGGTTGTGTAGAAACCACCATGGAGGTCACACCATACCCCCACCCAAACTATCCCAATGTTACACTGTGGGATCTTCCTGGTATGGGCACTGATAAGTTTCCAGCTGACAAGTACCTGGAGCATGTGGGATTTGAAAAGTTTgacttcttcatcatcatctcagcTAGTCGCTTCAAAGAAAATGATACGAAACTTGCTCAGGAGATTCAGAAGATGGGGAAAAAGTTCTACTTTGTTCGCTCAAAGATAGACAATGATTTACGAGctgaaaggaggaagaagggcTTCAATGAAGAGAAGACTCTTACAGAGATCAGGGAAAACTGCTTTGAAGGTAAGTAACTTATGgaataattcataataatgGGACGATAATAGTAATAACTGGATTTCCATTATTGAAAACTGACCAGACTCTTAGTCTGCTGTGCTCAGTTTGCAGTCTGAAGAACAGAACAGCTTGtgtgcttcactgttgcctTTAGCGTCTTTGTGTTACCAGGAGTTGGTGTGAATGAGGAAAAACCAATAGTTGATTCAGGATATTTTCAGTGAGGGAGGAACGGTCGGCCTAGTGAAGGgctgcaggaggtcacatgcTCAACAGATCtgcttatgacatcataaggggagccaaatctaaatggagtgttttcacacacatttactgaaagatggagcaggagaaacagagaaaggacaGTCTGGAGGCACAGcagggacacacatttatgttgaaaagacattaaaaagtggattttgcGTAATATAAAAGTGCACATTACTTTATAAATTCAAAACATTGAATTgctttaataatatataactaatgGTCATATCATTTATTCCTTCAGGTCTTCATGGTGACTCTCCACAAGTCTTCCTGATGTCCAGCTTCGATCTCAAACTGTACGACTTCTCTCTCTTACATGAGACACTGGAGAAACAGCTTCCTTCACACAAGAGGAACGCTCTGCTGTTTGCCATGCCCAACACCAGCCTGGAGATCATCAACAAGAAGAAAGAGGTTTTCCAGGCCCAAATAAAATACTACGCCACTACATCTGCAGTTGGAGCAGCAGTACCAATCCCTGGGTTGTCTATTAGTGTGGACTTAGCCTTGCTGGTTGGTGCTCTTACACATTACGTAATTGGCTTTGGTCTTGATGTCAAGTCACTACAGAGACTTGCTGATAATTCACAGGTGCCACTGAAGGATCTGATTGATGTCATCATTTCACCACTGACTGCAAAAAAAATTACCCCTGATCTTGTCATGAAGCTTCTTTGTCAATGTGCAAGTATAGCTGCATTAATGGTAGCAGAGGAAGGATCCAGATTCATTCCAATAATTGGAATCCCAGCAGCAATAGCTCTCTCTTTTACCACGACCAACAGAGCTCTCAGTAGTTTCCTCGACATGCTTGCTGAGGATGCacacagaatatttaaaaaggcCCTGAGCACTCAGTGTGATACTGTACAGTGAATGACATTTAATGGCACACTTTTAACTGCAGTGTACAAAAGAGGTTTGGATTTATGTTTTTGACGCATTTGTAATTTTCAAGTGCTGCAGAAAGACATCTTGGTAATCTGGCTACACTTTTCAATACTTTGGACAAATAAGTCATTGTTGGGTTTCTATTTAGATATTATAATTGTGTTGAAATTAATCAATCATTAAGAAattgttcaatcaatcaatgaattaaTCTTTCACTAAAAATCCTCATTAGAATGAGCTGAAattggctgtttgtgttttatggtGAATTAGTCATGAAGAGTTTCTGTATCCTTAATAAATTCATAGTTACAACAGTTTCAGGTTCTCTATCATGTCATGAGAGAAGGacagaataaaagaaacacgatttcttctttttcttcttctctgttttatttcagagtTCTAGACCAACAGTGAGG from Pempheris klunzingeri isolate RE-2024b chromosome 13, fPemKlu1.hap1, whole genome shotgun sequence encodes:
- the LOC139212464 gene encoding interferon-inducible GTPase 5-like encodes the protein MDNQYDSLNNEVKEALQNSDQALAVAKIQEYLDEQNNIPLNIAITGESGSGKSTFVNAFRGVDDSDEGAAPTGCVETTMEVTPYPHPNYPNVTLWDLPGMGTDKFPADKYLEHVGFEKFDFFIIISASRFKENDTKLAQEIQKMGKKFYFVRSKIDNDLRAERRKKGFNEEKTLTEIRENCFEGLHGDSPQVFLMSSFDLKLYDFSLLHETLEKQLPSHKRNALLFAMPNTSLEIINKKKEVFQAQIKYYATTSAVGAAVPIPGLSISVDLALLVGALTHYVIGFGLDVKSLQRLADNSQVPLKDLIDVIISPLTAKKITPDLVMKLLCQCASIAALMVAEEGSRFIPIIGIPAAIALSFTTTNRALSSFLDMLAEDAHRIFKKALSTQCDTVQ